GGCGGCGAGGTCGCGGGGTGGCAGGGCCGCGAACCCGCGGCCATCGAGGGCGAGGAGAACCCGACCATCGAGTTGGAAGCGGGCCGAGAGTACGAGTTCTGGTTCGAGAACCTCGACGGCCAACCGCACAACATCGTCATCTGGGACGGCGGCGAGAACGCCATCGTCGAGAGCGACATCATCACCGAACAGGGCGGGACGGCCTCGGTGACGTTCACCGCGACGGGGAACGCCGCCCAGTACGTCTGTACGGTCCACCCGACCACGATGATTGGCGACCTGAACGTGACCGGAGAGACCGGAGACGGAGGCGAGGGTGGTCTCGCCTCGCTCCCGACCGGCGCGCTGGTGCTGGCAGTGGGTCTCGCGCTGGCGTTTCTTTCGCCGCTCCTGTTCGCGCTGTTCCTGTTCTCGCGGGGGCGCGACAGCGGCGACGAAACGACGACCAGAACGTAATCAACCGTCGATTTCCGGCGTTTAACGGCCGACGACCGCGTGGAGCGTTATTGTCCTCGGGAACGGAGACGAGCACATGAGAACCAGCACCCTCCTGCTCGTCGTCGGTCTGGTCGTCGCAGCGGGCGTCTTCCCCGCAGTCGCACACTCCGGGTCCGCATCTGTTCCTGGGTCCGTGTTTGTCTCTGAGTCGTCCCGGCTTTGGGTATAAATCCTCGTCATTGCGAGAATTAGTAGTGCGGTCGGGCTAGCGAGACGACCGCGAGCGAGGGAGCGAACGACGACTCGGAAGTCACGGGTTGTCTTTCAGTGTTTTTCCCACATTCTGTCAGCGAGACCCCCGAACCCGCGGCGCGGCGCAACCGAGTGCAGCAAAAAGTGGCTACAGGTAGCCCTTCACGCTCGCGTGGACGCCCATCGACTCGAAGGTTTCTTCGAGCGCGTCTAGCACGACTGCGAGGTCCTGCTGGAGGTCGTACTCCCGGTACTTGCCGCCCGCCGACCCCTCGTTGATTTCGGTGACATTGAGGATACCGAGCATGGCGAGGTCGTCGAGGTGTTCCCGAAGCCAGCGCGCGGTCAGCGAGTCCTTTCCCGCGGCGTCCGCCAAGGATTTGTAGCGGGTATAAATCTCCCGCGAGCGCGCCGGGGTGTCGTCCTCGGCTTCGAGCGTGGCCAGCGCGTAGACTACAAGTCGTTCGTGGTCGTTGAGGTCCGCGATGCCGCGGGCGACTTGCTCGCGTTCGAGGAGTTGGCGACCTCTGCGGACATGCTGTTCGGCGACTTCCTCGTCGTTCTGCTCGCGGGCGAGGTCGCCCGCCTTCAACAGCAGGTCGAGGGCCTTTCGGGCGTCGCCGGACTCTTGGGCACCGAACGCGGCGCAGAGCGGCACCACATCGTCGGTCAGCACGTCGTCTTTGAACGCGACGCTCTTGCGCTGTTCGAGGACCGCGCGGAGTTCGTTGGCGTCGTACGTGGAAAAAGAGATGGCGCGCTCACAGAGGGAGGACCGAACTTTGGGAGAGAGCGAGTCGCGGAACGTGAGGTCGTTGCTGATGCCGATGAGACCGATACGGGCCTCGGTCAGGTTCTCGTTCTCGCGGGCGCGGGAGAGTTGATAGAGGATGGAGTCGTCCTTGAGGTGGTCGATTTCGTCCAGCACGACGAGGATGATGCCGCCCGCGTTGTCGAGTTCCTGCCACATGATGTCGTAGACCTGCGAGCGGGAGTAGCCCGTCTCGCTGATGTGGTCCGACGGCGGGCGCATCGTGTTGACGAGGTTGCTGGCGACCCGATACGAGGAGTTCAGGCCGTCGCAGTTGATGATTTCGGTGCGAACGTCCAAGTCCTCGTACTCCTCGGCGTTGTCTTCGAGTTTGTTCAGGAGAAATCGGGTGGCGGCAGTCTTGCCCACGCCCGCCTTGCCGTAGAGGAAGATGTTGTCCGGTTGCTCGCCGTAGATGGCCGGTTGGAGCGCGCCGTGGTACTCCTCGAGTTCGTCGTCGCGGCCGACCAGCGTGTCGGGCGTGTAATCGTCCAACAGCGCCTCGCGGTTGGTGTACGGAGAATATTCCCGGACGAAGTCGAACGAACCCATGATACTCGTGGCGGAGTCGCGGGTCGGTCTTGAAGCTATCGAAACCACCCGTTCCGCTGATTCCGCTGATTCATGTGAGTGAGTTATTTAAGAAACACCCCCACCCCATCGTTCCGCTGAATGCGGTGAATCGAGGGGTGGCCGTTCTCAAGGGCTTCTAGAAAGAGCAAGTTTCTTGTTCTAGTCCCAGAAACAGAATCCGCAAACTAGTCTACTCAGACTATTTCAACTATTCAGGTGGGAAAATAACTGCTCGACAGTTCACGCCGCTTCGCCTCCCCTCCGTTCTAAGGACCATTCAGAGGAACGCCGGGGTGGGGGTTTTTATAAATCCTTCCGAACAGACGAAACAGCGGAAATGGTGGTTCGGCGTACCACGGTTCGTCGTCGCCTCGACATCTCCCGACGACGACCTATCACCGTCCCCGACCGAACGCTTTTCCCTCCGTATTTGCTCTCGTTCGTCGTGACCGACGATGCCCGCTCCGACACTCTCCGCGACGTTCGCGGGGCGGTGTACCTCCCGCAGAAGGACTGGAACGCCTACCAGATGTGGGCCGACTACGACAACGAGACCATCGAGCGCGAACTCGACTTCGCCGCGCGTCTCCGACTGAACAGTCTCCGAGTCTTCGCCTCCTACGAATGCTGGCGCGAGGACGGCCCGACCTTCTTCGCGCACGTCGAACATTTCCTCTCGGCCTGCCGAGAGCGCGCCATCCATCCGGTCGTCATGCTCTTCGAAGCCACGCCGGAGGCACCACCGACCGAGGAGAACCTCCGTGCGCGAGACCCGCGAAAGGCGTTCGGCGTTCACTCTCCCTCACGGTCGAAAATCCTGCGACCGCGCAACTGGAAGGGCTACGACCGCTCGCCAATTCACTTCGCGCGTCGATGGGCGCAGGAGTACGCCGAGGACGACCGCCTGCTCGCCACCGAAATCATGAACGAACCCGGCGACGTGCAACCGCGCCGCGACTTCGTGATGGACGCGCTCGAAACGGTCCGGGACGCCGCGCCGGACGCCGCGCTCACGATGGGCACCAAGGACGTGCGCTTCGCCCGCGTCTACGACCGCGACGGCGCGCTCGACGCCTACCAGTTCCATATGAATCTCCCGCGAACTCGGAGCGCGGCCCGCGAGTACGTGGCCGAACAGCGCGCGCTCGCCGACGACATCTCCGAAGGGACTGATGACGACACCGCGACCCCCGCCAAGCCCCTCTGGTGTACCGAGTGGCAACGAACTCTCGACGAACCGCCCTCGCGCTTCGCGCCGAACCTCGCCAGTCTCGCCCCGACGATTCGGGAGGTCCACGACGCGGGTACCCTCGACGGCGACTTCTTCTGGAGCCTGATGCTCCGCCCGGCGTACCTCCGAAAACCCCGCGAGAAGGTTCGCATCAACGGTCTCTTCCACGAGGACGGCGCGGTCTACTCCCGACTCGACGCCGAGACCATCGCTGGGCGCTCGCTCGAACTCGACGCCCGCGACGCGCTCCCCTCGGCGTGGCGCGCCCACCGATTTCCGTATCCCGACGCGGAGCAGAACGACGTCGCTCGCGCCGATGACGCCGGTCAGGAATCGAAATCCGACGGAACCGACCCTAGCGAATCCGACTCCGACAGTGGTGATTCGGCCGAAGCCGACCCCACCGAAAATTTCGCCGACCTGCGGAACCTCCGCGAGGACTTATCGAGGCGAATCCGGGAGACGTTCGGTCTCGGTCCCGGCGAGGAAAAATAACCGCTGACGAAAATACGCGATGCCGAAACCCGCTCCACTGAACCGGCCTCAGTTTAGCGACTGCTTGAACGCTTGGGCCAAGTCCGCCTTCAGGTCATCGACGCTCTCAATGCCGATACTCGCCCGAATGAGACCGTCACGGAGTCCGGCGGCCTCACGCTCCTCCGCCGGAATCGCGGCGTGGGTCATCGTCGCGGGTTGCTCGATGAGGCTTTCGACGCCGCCGAGACTTTCCGCGAGCGTGAAGACCTCGGTGTTCGACACTACGTCGGCGGTCTCTTCGAGGCTGGCGTCCATCTCGAAGCTGACCATCCCGCCGAAGTCGTCCATCTGTTCGGCCGCGAGTTCGTGGTCCGGGTGCGAGTCGAGTCCGGGGTAGTAAACGCGCTCGACGGCGTCGTGGTCCTGCAACCAGTCGGCGAGCGCGCGGGCGTTCTCGCAGTGGCGGTCCATCCGGACCGGCAGCGTCTTCGTCCCGCGCAGGACGAGGAAACACTCGTGGGGACCGGGCGTCGCGCCGACGCTGTTCTGGTAGAAACCGAACTCCTCGTCCAGTTCCTCGTCGTTCGTCACGAGCGCGCCGCCGACCACGTCGGAGTGGCCGCCCATGTACTTGGTCAGCGAGTGGGAAACGAGGTCCGCGCCGAGTTCGAGCGGACGCTGGAGGTACGGCGTGGCGAAGGTGTTGTCCACCGCACAGAGCGCGTCGTTCTCGTGGGCGATGTCGGCGGTGCCCGCGATGTCAACGACGTTGAGCAGGGGATTCGTGGGGGTTTCGACCCAGACGAGTTCGGTCTCCTCGCGCACGGCAGCCTCGGTTTCGTCGAGGTCGGTCATATCAACGAAGTCGAATTCGAGGTCGTACTGCTCGTAGACCTGCGTGAAGATGCGGTGGGTGCCGCCGTACACGTCCTCGCTGGCGACGACGTGGTCGCCCGCTTCTAGCAGGTTCAGGACCGTGTTGATAGCGCCCATGCCGCTCGAAAAGGCGCGACCGTACTCGCCGCTTTCGAGGCTGGCGACGTTGGCTTCGAGGTCCGTTCGCGTGGGGTTGCCCGTTCGGGAGTATTCGTAGCCACGATGCTCGCCCGGCGCGTCCTGCTCGTAGGTCGAGTTGGCGTGAATCGGGGTCATGAGCGCCCCGGTCTCCTCGTCGGGTTCCTGTCCGGCGTGAATCGACCGCGTCTCGAAGTCGAACTCTTCGCTGTCGGTCATATGGGTAGCGAGGAGCGGACGGCAGGTTACTCTTGCCCTTCCGGCGTGAACCGCAGACGTTGAACTCCGAGGAACGCGGAACGTGCCTTTTATAACGGTGACAGAACAAGGGGTGGGTACGACTATGCCGAGTTCGAACGGACCCAAACACAGCACTCGTGACAAACTCTCGAACGAACCCCGAGAGCGCGGTACGTCCCCGCCTCAGCGCGCCGTCCAGCAGTTCGAGGAGGGCCAGAAGGTCCACCTCAAAATCGACCCGAGCGTCGAGGACGGTCGCTACCACCCGCGCTTCGACGGCCTGACCGGCGAAATCGAAGGTAAGCAGGGCGAAGCCTACAAAGTCGGCGTCGCCGACGGCGGCAAGGACAAGACCCTCATCGTCACTTCGGCACACCTGAAAGCGCAGGAATAGCATGACGATATTTAAGGAGAAAGTCCAAGAGGAGTTCCTTACTACCGCGGAAGCCAAGGAGCTTCTCTCGGATGTCGAACAGGAGCGGGCCTTGGACGAGGACCGAGAGATGCGCTACGAACTGGCGCGCGCCATCGAACACGTCAACCAGTTCGCCACGCTCGAAGCCGAGGAGTCCCGCGAACTCGTCGAGCAACTGCTCGAACTCGACAAGGTGGACGAGCAGACCGCGTACAAGATTGCCGATATACTTCCGCAGGACCGCGACGAACTCCGCGCGGTGTACGCCCAAGAGCGATACACGCTCTCGGGCGAGGAACTCGACGACATTCTCAATGTCGTTGCGAAGTACGTCTGACGCCACCAACTCTTTAAATAGTTCGTCGCCGTAATCAATGACAATGAGTGAACAGAATGACGACGAAGAGCAGGTGCCAGCGGTCGTACTGGATTATCTCCCGCACGGTCGCGCCGACGACGACAGGCCCCAGTATCAGAAACCCGCGCTCGCGTACGCGCTGGGCGTCGAAGAGTTCCGACTCTTCGAGGTGACCCTCGAAGAGGACGTGAGTCTCACTATTACCGACCGCTTCGACGCCGACCGCGGCGACGACCTCGTGGACAACGTGCGCGAAATCGAGCACGCGGACCTTTCGACGGCCGCCCAGTCGGAACTCGAACACGCAATCCGCGACGTGGTGGAGTCCAACGAGCGACGATTCGTGGACTTCTACAACGACGCTCAACCCATCACGCTCCGCCTGCACCAGTTGAATCTGCTCCCCGGCATCGGGAAGAAACTCCGAAACAACATTCTGGAGAACCGCAAGCGCAAGCCGTTCCAGAGTTTCGACGACCTCGAAAGTCGGGTGTCGGGTCTTCACAATCCCAAGGAGGTGCTGGTCGAGCGCATCCTCGAAGAGATTCGGGAGGACGACTTGAAGTACCGCACGTTCGTGCGAGTCGAAGAGCAACAGGAGTAGCCCGGACGGAGTCGCTGTTCTCGGCTTTTCTCCCCGAGGTCGCGCCTCAACGACTCGGTGGCTTTACCCATTTCCGGGGGCTATCACCGAGCAAGATGACCGACGCACGCGACGCGGAAGGCGACTTCCGCAACCCCGACGCCCTGCTCAGACGGGCGGGCGTCCGGGGGAACCCCGACCGGGACCAGCACTTCCTCGTAGACGACCGGGTTCTCGACCGACTGCCCGACTACGCCGAGGAGACCGACTTCGACCTGTCGCACGTCCTCGAAATCGGGCCGGGGACCGGCGCACTGACTGACCGACTGCTCGCCGTCGCCGACGAGGTAACGGTGATAGAGCGCGACCGAGACCTCGCGGCGTTCCTGCGTGAGGAGTTCGCCGATGAAATCGCCGCCGGACGCCTGACGGTCGTGACAGGCGACGCGCTCGAAACCGATCTCCCGGAGTTCACCGCCTGCATCTCGAATCTCCCCTACGGCGTCTCTAGCGAAATCACCTTCCGACTGCTCCCCCGCGGCGAGCCGACGCTGTTGATGTTCCAGCAGGAGTTCGCCGAGCGCATGGCCGCAGACGTGGCGACCGACGACTACGGTCGCCTCTCGGTCTCCGCCCAGCACTACGCCGACGTGGAAGTCGTCGAACCCGTGCCCAAGGAGGCGTTCTCGCCGCCGCCGGATGTCGAGAGCGCCGTCGTCCGGACGACGCCGCGCGACCCCGACTACGAGGTCGAAGACGAGGCGTTCTTCCTCCGGTTCGTCAAAGCCATCTTCACCCAGCGGCGTAAGACGCTCCGGAACGCGATTCGGAACACCGGCCACATCTCGGGGCTAGACGACGCCGACGCGCCGGTCACGGCCATCTCGGAGGGGAAGACCGAGTTGGACCCCGACGTGCTGGGCAAGCGCGCGGGCAAGATTCCGCCCGAGACGTTCGCGGCGCTAGCGACGATTGCGACCGAGTACGGTCTCGACGGCGGTGAGGACGAGTGAGCGGGGCGCTCGCTGGCCTCCTCTCGACTATCGACCGATTGGCCGACTTCACGACGACCGAACAGCTCGCGGCGACAGCCGCCATTCTGCTCGTTCTCGTCGGAGCCTTCTGGGTCGCCCGGCGCGTCCGGCCGAAGCTCCGCCAGCGATTTCCGAGTCAGGTCGGCGACGTAGTGTTGCTTGCGTCGCTGGGCGGTCTCCTCCTCGTGTCGGCGATTAGTCTCATAGTCCTCTGGGAACGCGGGACGACCGCCGCCCAGGCGCTCGACGGTATCAACAACGTCGCCGGAAAAGGGTTCTCGATATTCCTCGCGCTGGCCGTGCTGGCGGGCGCGTACATCGCCACCGGGTTCGTCAAGCGGGCCATCGACCGACTGGTTGACGGCCACGACACCATCAGCGAACATCAGAGCGAAATCGTCTATCGAGTCTCACAGCTCACGGTCTACGTCTCGGCGGTGGCCATCATCCTCGGTCTCTGGAACATCGACCTCAGCGGGCTGCTGGTCGGTGCGGGCTTCCTCGGTATCGTCGTCGGTATGGCGGCCCGCCAGACGCTCGGTGCCCTGCTCGCGGGGTTCGTGTTGATGTTCTCTCGGCCTTTCGAAATCGGCGACTGGGTGGAAATCGACGGCGAGGAAGGCATCGTAACCGACATCTCCATCGTCAACACGCGCATCCAGACCTTCGCAGGTGAGTACGTGATGATTCCTAACGACATCGTGAGCGGCGAGAAGATAATCAACAAGAGCAGGAAGGGCCGCCTCCGCATCGAGGTCGAAATCGGCGTCGATTACGAGGCTGACGTAGAGCAAGCGTCCGAACTCGCCAAGACGACGATGAAGGACTTGGACGAGGTGCTGACCGTCCCGACCCCGAAGGTCGTCCTCAAGGAGTTCGGCGACTCAGCGGTCACGCTGGTCCTGCGGTGCTGGATAGATAAGCCCAGCGCCCGCAGGCAGTGGCGCGCCCGTACCGCGATCATCGAGTCGGTCAAGGCGGCCTTCGACCGCGAGGGCGTCAAGATTCCCTACCCCCAGCGCGAACTCACCGGTCGGCAGGAGTCGGGCGGCTTTCGCCTCGCTAGCGATGCTGACCTGCCGGAAGCGACCGCCGACGGCCCCAGAGCCGAGGCCGGGCAGACCGACGGCGGCGTGGCCGACGAGCGGTCCGACGCGAGCGAGGTGAGCGAGCAGTGACCGACCTCGCCGACCAACGCGACGCCGAGACCGAAGTGTATCAGCCAGCCGAGGACTCCCACCTGCTGGCCGAGGCCGCGGTCGCAGACCTCGAATCTCACCCCGCGGACCTCGCGCTGGAGGTCGGCACCGGGTCGGGGTACGTCGCCGAGACGGTCGGCGACGAGACCGGCGCGCGCGTCCTCGGCTCTGACCTGAACCCCCACGCTTGCCGACAGGCCCGCGAGCGCGGCGTCGAGGCGGTCCGGGCCGACCTGCTCGAACCCTTCCGAACGGGCGTCTTCGACGCCGTGCTGTTCAATCCGCCCTACCTGCCGACCGACCCCGACGACGAGCGCGACGACTGGATGGAGGTCGCGCTTTCGGGCGGCGAGGACGGACGGAAGGTCATCGAACCGTTCCTCGAATCCGTCGGGCGCGCGCTCGCGCCCGACGGGGCGGTCTACCTACTGGTCAGTAGCCTCACGGGGGTAGACGAAGTCGTCGGACTGGCCGACGACCAAGGGTTCTCGGCGGTGGCGCTCCGCGACGAGTCGTTCCCCTTCGAGACGCTAACGGTGTTGAAACTCGTGCGTTAAGCCGCGGTCGCCGTCGCAGTCGCCTTTATCGGGTTCACGCTCCATCGATTCGTGTGATGTGGTACCCACATTCTATTCCCATCAGTAATCTCCGAAGAGGAAAATATTAAGCACCAGCATTTCGTAGTCCGGGGTACATGAGCAAATACGTCGCAACGACGCCGGGAGTGTATCCCCTTCCGGACTGGGCCAAGGACGACTTGGCCGACCTGAAGGGCCATCAGAAACACGACCTCGTCAGCGGCGACGAGGACGAGGAAATCGTGACCGTCTACGACGAGGCGCGCGAGGAGGTCGTCGGCCGACAGCAGGAGGCCGGACTCGACCGCACCGTGGAGGGACAACTCCGGTGGGACGACATGCTGGCCCATCCCCTCGCGGTCCACGACGCCGTCGAGACCCGCGGCATCGTCCGGTACTACGACAACAACAACTTCTACCGAGAGCCGGTCGTGACCGACGACCTGACGTTCGACGGTGACATCGCCGCCGAGTTGGAGACCGCGAGCGAGTTCGCGGACGACGACTCCCTTCAGGCGGTCGTCCCCGGCCCGTACTCGCTGGCCGACCTCGCCACCGACGAACACTACGGCGACGACGCGGACTTCCTCGACGCCGTTGCGGACTTCCTCGCCGGAGAGGTCGAGGCGTTCCCCGAAGTCGAGACGCTGTTCGTTCTCGAACCCTCGCTGGTCGAGAACGCGCCAGACGAGGGCGAGGACGAGCGCGCCAGCGAGGCAGTAGACACCGTGGCAGGCGCGGCCGACGCGGACACCGACGTTGTCGTCCACACCTACTGGGGCGCGCTGGAGGAGAAAGTCCACGCGCACCTGCTGGACGCCGACTTCGACGCGCTGGGCTACGACTTCGTCTCGAACCCGGAGGACAACCTCT
This genomic stretch from Halorussus pelagicus harbors:
- a CDS encoding glycoside hydrolase 5 family protein encodes the protein MTDDARSDTLRDVRGAVYLPQKDWNAYQMWADYDNETIERELDFAARLRLNSLRVFASYECWREDGPTFFAHVEHFLSACRERAIHPVVMLFEATPEAPPTEENLRARDPRKAFGVHSPSRSKILRPRNWKGYDRSPIHFARRWAQEYAEDDRLLATEIMNEPGDVQPRRDFVMDALETVRDAAPDAALTMGTKDVRFARVYDRDGALDAYQFHMNLPRTRSAAREYVAEQRALADDISEGTDDDTATPAKPLWCTEWQRTLDEPPSRFAPNLASLAPTIREVHDAGTLDGDFFWSLMLRPAYLRKPREKVRINGLFHEDGAVYSRLDAETIAGRSLELDARDALPSAWRAHRFPYPDAEQNDVARADDAGQESKSDGTDPSESDSDSGDSAEADPTENFADLRNLREDLSRRIRETFGLGPGEEK
- a CDS encoding 16S ribosomal RNA methyltransferase A, whose translation is MTDARDAEGDFRNPDALLRRAGVRGNPDRDQHFLVDDRVLDRLPDYAEETDFDLSHVLEIGPGTGALTDRLLAVADEVTVIERDRDLAAFLREEFADEIAAGRLTVVTGDALETDLPEFTACISNLPYGVSSEITFRLLPRGEPTLLMFQQEFAERMAADVATDDYGRLSVSAQHYADVEVVEPVPKEAFSPPPDVESAVVRTTPRDPDYEVEDEAFFLRFVKAIFTQRRKTLRNAIRNTGHISGLDDADAPVTAISEGKTELDPDVLGKRAGKIPPETFAALATIATEYGLDGGEDE
- a CDS encoding RNA polymerase Rpb4 family protein — translated: MTIFKEKVQEEFLTTAEAKELLSDVEQERALDEDREMRYELARAIEHVNQFATLEAEESRELVEQLLELDKVDEQTAYKIADILPQDRDELRAVYAQERYTLSGEELDDILNVVAKYV
- a CDS encoding Cdc6/Cdc18 family protein, producing the protein MGSFDFVREYSPYTNREALLDDYTPDTLVGRDDELEEYHGALQPAIYGEQPDNIFLYGKAGVGKTAATRFLLNKLEDNAEEYEDLDVRTEIINCDGLNSSYRVASNLVNTMRPPSDHISETGYSRSQVYDIMWQELDNAGGIILVVLDEIDHLKDDSILYQLSRARENENLTEARIGLIGISNDLTFRDSLSPKVRSSLCERAISFSTYDANELRAVLEQRKSVAFKDDVLTDDVVPLCAAFGAQESGDARKALDLLLKAGDLAREQNDEEVAEQHVRRGRQLLEREQVARGIADLNDHERLVVYALATLEAEDDTPARSREIYTRYKSLADAAGKDSLTARWLREHLDDLAMLGILNVTEINEGSAGGKYREYDLQQDLAVVLDALEETFESMGVHASVKGYL
- a CDS encoding cupredoxin domain-containing protein, which translates into the protein MTGDSTSAERGDSGSGPKRADSADSESGTEDGLTRRTFVRVSGAAAAAGASAAFADDASAQAQTYRFGGEVAGWQGREPAAIEGEENPTIELEAGREYEFWFENLDGQPHNIVIWDGGENAIVESDIITEQGGTASVTFTATGNAAQYVCTVHPTTMIGDLNVTGETGDGGEGGLASLPTGALVLAVGLALAFLSPLLFALFLFSRGRDSGDETTTRT
- a CDS encoding DUF655 domain-containing protein, giving the protein MSEQNDDEEQVPAVVLDYLPHGRADDDRPQYQKPALAYALGVEEFRLFEVTLEEDVSLTITDRFDADRGDDLVDNVREIEHADLSTAAQSELEHAIRDVVESNERRFVDFYNDAQPITLRLHQLNLLPGIGKKLRNNILENRKRKPFQSFDDLESRVSGLHNPKEVLVERILEEIREDDLKYRTFVRVEEQQE
- a CDS encoding HemK2/MTQ2 family protein methyltransferase; this encodes MTDLADQRDAETEVYQPAEDSHLLAEAAVADLESHPADLALEVGTGSGYVAETVGDETGARVLGSDLNPHACRQARERGVEAVRADLLEPFRTGVFDAVLFNPPYLPTDPDDERDDWMEVALSGGEDGRKVIEPFLESVGRALAPDGAVYLLVSSLTGVDEVVGLADDQGFSAVALRDESFPFETLTVLKLVR
- a CDS encoding 50S ribosomal protein L21e encodes the protein MPSSNGPKHSTRDKLSNEPRERGTSPPQRAVQQFEEGQKVHLKIDPSVEDGRYHPRFDGLTGEIEGKQGEAYKVGVADGGKDKTLIVTSAHLKAQE
- a CDS encoding 5-methyltetrahydropteroyltriglutamate--homocysteine methyltransferase, producing MSKYVATTPGVYPLPDWAKDDLADLKGHQKHDLVSGDEDEEIVTVYDEAREEVVGRQQEAGLDRTVEGQLRWDDMLAHPLAVHDAVETRGIVRYYDNNNFYREPVVTDDLTFDGDIAAELETASEFADDDSLQAVVPGPYSLADLATDEHYGDDADFLDAVADFLAGEVEAFPEVETLFVLEPSLVENAPDEGEDERASEAVDTVAGAADADTDVVVHTYWGALEEKVHAHLLDADFDALGYDFVSNPEDNLYNINEYGTKNSIAAGVVDGQNTLVEDAGAISERADWLEENTPAADFETVYLTPNTELFYLPYSTFEEKLAALGEATDLAEVTA
- a CDS encoding mechanosensitive ion channel family protein, with protein sequence MSGALAGLLSTIDRLADFTTTEQLAATAAILLVLVGAFWVARRVRPKLRQRFPSQVGDVVLLASLGGLLLVSAISLIVLWERGTTAAQALDGINNVAGKGFSIFLALAVLAGAYIATGFVKRAIDRLVDGHDTISEHQSEIVYRVSQLTVYVSAVAIILGLWNIDLSGLLVGAGFLGIVVGMAARQTLGALLAGFVLMFSRPFEIGDWVEIDGEEGIVTDISIVNTRIQTFAGEYVMIPNDIVSGEKIINKSRKGRLRIEVEIGVDYEADVEQASELAKTTMKDLDEVLTVPTPKVVLKEFGDSAVTLVLRCWIDKPSARRQWRARTAIIESVKAAFDREGVKIPYPQRELTGRQESGGFRLASDADLPEATADGPRAEAGQTDGGVADERSDASEVSEQ
- a CDS encoding cystathionine gamma-synthase → MTDSEEFDFETRSIHAGQEPDEETGALMTPIHANSTYEQDAPGEHRGYEYSRTGNPTRTDLEANVASLESGEYGRAFSSGMGAINTVLNLLEAGDHVVASEDVYGGTHRIFTQVYEQYDLEFDFVDMTDLDETEAAVREETELVWVETPTNPLLNVVDIAGTADIAHENDALCAVDNTFATPYLQRPLELGADLVSHSLTKYMGGHSDVVGGALVTNDEELDEEFGFYQNSVGATPGPHECFLVLRGTKTLPVRMDRHCENARALADWLQDHDAVERVYYPGLDSHPDHELAAEQMDDFGGMVSFEMDASLEETADVVSNTEVFTLAESLGGVESLIEQPATMTHAAIPAEEREAAGLRDGLIRASIGIESVDDLKADLAQAFKQSLN